The genomic region GGCGCTGGCCGGTCCGCAGAAGGCGGAGCTGTGCCGGCTCGCGGCGAGGGCGGAGGAGCTGTACGCCCGTCGCAAGCGGGCCGAGCACGCGCTCGACTTCGACGACCTCCTGCTCGGCGCGCGCGACCTGCTCCGCGCCGACGCGCCGCTCCGGGCCGAGCTGCGGGGGCGCTTCCGCGCGCTCCTCGTGGACGAGTACCAGGACGTGAACCGGCTGCAGCAGGAGCTCTTCGAGCTGCTCGCGTCCCCGGGCGCGGGCGAGGGCCCCCGCGCCGTCCGCGTCGGCGTGGGCGACCTGAAGCAGTCGATCTACCGGTTCCGCGGAGCCGACGTGGCGGTCTTCCGCCGGTTCATGGACGAGCTCGCGGGCGGCGGCGGGCGCGTGCTCCACCTCTCGCAGAACCACCGGTCCTCGCCGGCGGTGCTCGAGCTCGTAAACGAGACCTTCGCCCGCTGCATGCAGCCCGCCGGCGCGGACGCCCGTCCCTACGAGCTCGCCTTCGGCGGCGACGACCGGCTGCTGCCGGTGCGCGGCGAGGGCGGGCGGCCCGCCTGCGAGCTGCTCTGCGACGGCGAGGGCGGTCGCGCGGCCGAGCGGCGCGAGCGCGAGGCGGCGGCGGTCGCGGCGCGGGTGAAGGCCCTCGTCGGCGGGGCGGCCGGGCTCACCGTGCCGGCCCGCGGCCCGGACGGCGTGGAGCGGCCGCGCGCCCCCCGCTACGGCGACGTCGCCATCCTCTTCCGCCGGCTCACGCAGATCGGCGAGTACGAGCGGGCGCTGCGCGCCGCCGGCATCCCCTACCGGCTCGCGCGCGGCGGCGGCTTCTACCAGGCGCCCGAGGTGCGGGACCTCGGCGAGCTCCTGGCGAGCCTCTTCGACCCGGAGGACGCGCTCTCCTGGGCCGCGCTGCTCCGCTCGCCCTTCTGCGGCGTGAGCGACGGCGCGCTCTTCCTGCTGGGGCGGGCCGGCTTCCCGCGCCTGGCGCGGCTCTCGCCCGACGATGCCGCCGCGGCCCTGGCGCCGCTCTCTGGCGAGCCGCTGGCGGAGGCGCGCCCGGAGCCCTCCCTCCCCGCCGCGCGGGGAGGGCCGGGGAGGGGCGGCCAGGACGGGCCCGCGGCCTCGGACGACGCTCCTCGCCTGGCGCGCTTCCTCACCGTCTGGCAGTCGCTCCAGCCGCTGCGGGATCGCCTCCCCGTCCCCGATCTGCTCGACCGGGCCGTCGCCGCGCTCGACGTCGAGGCGGCCCTCCTCGCCGCGCCCGACGGCGAGCGGCGGCTCGTCAACCTGCGGAAGGCCATCGGGCTGGCGCGGCGCTTCTCCGCCCAGGGCGGCACCGCCCGCGCCTTCGCCGAGCGGCTGCGGGTGATGGCCGAGCGGCCGCCCCGCGAGCCCGAGGCGGAGCTCGAGGCCGCCGACGCCGTCGCGGTGCTCTCGGTCCACCAGGCGAAGGGGCTCGAGTGGCCGGTGGTCTTCGTCCCCGACCTCGGGGCGGCGCAGCGGAACGACGGCCGCCGCGCGCTCCTCGACGCCGGCGACCGGCTCTGCGCGCAGCTCTACGACCCGGCCGCGGAGCGGTTCCTCCCGACGGCCGCGGTCGAGGCCGCGCGCGAGGAGGCGAAGCGCGCGCAGGCCGCCGAGTCGCGGCGGCTCCTCTACGTGGCCCTCACCCGCGCCCGCGACCACCTGGTCCTCTCCGGCGAGAGCGCCCGCGGCGCGTCCGAGAGTTGGCGCGCCTTCGTCGAGGTCGCCGCGGCCGCCAGGCCCGACCTCGTCCGGACCGTCCCGAGCGCCGAGGCGGCGAGCGCGCTCGCGGGCCCCGCGCCGCTCCCGGCTGCCCCCGCCGCCCCGGCGCCCCTCCCGCGCCTCGGCGCCCCGCGGCTCGCCGCCCCGCCGCGCCTGGCCGCGGTCCGGCTCGCCGTCACCGAGCTTGCCGAGCACGCCCGCTGCCCGCGGCGCCACTTCTTCGCGCGCCACCTCGGGCTGCCCGAGCGGAGTCACGTCTCCGGCCAGCCGGTGCAGGACGACCCGGAGCGCGCCACCGCGCGCGGCACGCTCGCGCACGCCATGCTGGCCGAGACCGATCTCGCCGCGCCGCCGCTCGAGCGTCGCGCGCAGCTCTCGGCCGCCGCCGCGCGCCGCGGCTACGACCCGGGGAGCCAGGGGGTGCGCCGGATCCTGGGCGACGTGTCGCGCTTCCTCGACGCCGCCGAGGGCCGCGCGCTCGCGGAGGCGGCGCGCAAGGGCCGGGTCCGGCGCGAGCTGCCGTTCCTGCTGCGCCTCGCCGGCGACGGCGTGCCGGACTGCTACCTCACCGGCGCCATCGACGCGCTGGTCGAGGCCGGTCGCGAGGCGGTGGTCATCGACTTCAAGTACGCCCACCCCCGGCGCGAGGCGGCCGAGCGCTACCGGATGCAGCTGCTCGCGTACGCGCTCGCGGCGCAGCGGGCGCTCCCGGGATCGAGCATCCGCGCCCGGCTCCAGTTCCTGCGCGGGAGCTGCGCCGCCCTCGACCTCACGCCCACCGACTCCGAGCTGTCGCGCTTCGCCCGCGAGGCCCCCTTCGCCGCCGCGTCCGCCTGCGCCGGCACCGCCGCCCAGCGGACCCCCGCCGCCCTCGGCCGCGACCGCGCCCGCTGCGAGGCCGAAGGCTGCGGCTACCTGCTCCGCTGCTACCCGAGCGGCGGCGCGTAGCCCGGGCCCGAATCAAGACCGGGAGGCCGCCGGGGACGGGCGGCCGGAAGGAGGGGCCGCCGGGGGAGGGGTCCCAGCGCAGCTGGGGAGGGGCGCAGCCCCTCCAAGCCGGGCGAGCCTCCGCGACCCGCGAAGGCGGGCGCGGAGGCGCAAGGGCCCCGGCGAGCAGGGGTGGGGCCCCGACGGCTCTGCCGGCGGGGCGGGGCAGCATGCCCCGTGTAAAAGCCGGGGTCCCAGCGCAGCTGGGGAGGGGCGCAGCCCCTCCAAGCCGGGCGAGCCTCCGCGACCCGCGAAGGCGGGCGCGGAGGCGCAAGGGCCCCGGCGAGCAGGGGTGGGGCCCCGACGGCTCTGCCGGCGGGGCGGGGCAGCATGCCCCGTGTAAAAGCCGGGGTCCCAGCGCAGCTGGGGAGGGGCGCAGCCCCTCCAAGCCGGGCGAGCCTCCGCGACCCGCGAAGGCGGGCGCGGAGGCGCAAGGGCCCCGGCGAGCAAGGGTGGGGCCCCGACGGCTCCGCCGGCGGGGCGGGGCAGCATGCCCCGTGTAACAACCGGGCAGCATGCCCCGTTCTACGGATGCCGGGTAGGCGCCGCCCCCGTCTCGACCGCCTCCTTGCCCAGGTTCCCGCGGTGGCGCACGTCGCGCCCGAACATCCCGAATCGGGCACCGGCCTCCCCGAACTCGCGCTGGACCTCGTCGGGGCTCTGGTAGATCCGGTCCGGCAGGCTCCGGAGGAAGTTGATCGCGTCCGCCGGCGCGCCCGCCTCGGCGGCGGCGGTGGCGAGGTCGTCCCGCGAGATGGGGTACTCCACCTCGGAGAGGATCGCCGAAGGGCTCTGCTCGGGTGGCTCGCCGATTCCCATGGCCATGCGCTTTCTCTCCCGGTCGAGGGGTCTGGCGGAACCATGCGCAGCCCCGTCCCGGTGCGCCACCTCGCCGCGATCGCCGCCGCCCGCAGGGGCCGATTCCCCTTGATTGATCGCTCGGGGAGTCCCTAAATACGGGGCGCCGCGCAGCAGCCGGACCACACCAGAACTTCACGGGGAGAACGTCGATGCCTCAGCACACGGAGCGGGTGAAGGAGATCCTGTCCTGGTACTCGTCTGACAACGCCGGGACGCTCACCAACCTCTCGCGCCTGCTCAACCACGGCCGGCTGGCGGGCACGGGCAAGCTCGTCATCCTGCCGGTGGACCAGGGCTTCGAGCACGGCCCGGCGCGCTCCTTCGCGCCGAACCCGGCCGGCTACGACCCCGACTACCACTTCCAGCTCGCCATCGAGGCCGGCTGCAACGCCTACGCGGCGCCGCTCGGCTTCATCGAGGCCGGCGCGGCCAGGTTCGCCGGCCAGATCCCGCTCATCCTCAAGGTGAACAACTCCGACTCGCTCTCCAAGCTCGGCGGGGCGCCCTGCTCGGCGGTCACCGCCGGCGTGAAGGACGCGATCCGGCTCGGCTGCGTGGCCATCGGCTACACCATCTACCCCGGGTCCGACGCCCGCAACACGCAGCTCGAGGAGCTGCGCGACCTCACCGCCGAGGCGAAGGCCAACGGCCTCGCGGTGGTGGTCTGGAGCTACCCGCGCGGCGGCGGCGTCTCCAAGGACGGCGAGACCGCCATCGACGTCGCCGCGTACGCGGCGCAGATCGCGGCGCAGATGGGCGCGCACATCATCAAGGTGAAGCCGCCCACCGAGTTCCTCGAGCAGGGCGAGGCGAAGAAGGTCTACGAGAAGCAGAACATCCCCATCAAGACGCTCTCCGAGCGCGTGCGCCACGTGGTGCAGAGC from Anaeromyxobacter paludicola harbors:
- a CDS encoding UvrD-helicase domain-containing protein, with amino-acid sequence MSKVLVWSGAAQALFRLDADTAVSAGAGSGKTTCLVELCLRLLSGEATGEPCEPAALAAITFTEKAAEELSERLRAAVGERARAAGPGSDEARAWLARLHGLDRMQVGTIHGFASRLLREHALEAGLDPDFAVAEEERSSEWRREAARAAVVEAVDAGRAEALRLCAGHGAGGRRQGLADVVAELLRERATLGATGPLLPAPDRTEEARAARAALLRACDGLLAAAADVATQSGRKAMAALAERAAALPEEDRAGPLTVGGIGRLTGLAQAVKGWRVGKSDGERSRSLRAELADAAEAFAPLAAEALAGPQKAELCRLAARAEELYARRKRAEHALDFDDLLLGARDLLRADAPLRAELRGRFRALLVDEYQDVNRLQQELFELLASPGAGEGPRAVRVGVGDLKQSIYRFRGADVAVFRRFMDELAGGGGRVLHLSQNHRSSPAVLELVNETFARCMQPAGADARPYELAFGGDDRLLPVRGEGGRPACELLCDGEGGRAAERREREAAAVAARVKALVGGAAGLTVPARGPDGVERPRAPRYGDVAILFRRLTQIGEYERALRAAGIPYRLARGGGFYQAPEVRDLGELLASLFDPEDALSWAALLRSPFCGVSDGALFLLGRAGFPRLARLSPDDAAAALAPLSGEPLAEARPEPSLPAARGGPGRGGQDGPAASDDAPRLARFLTVWQSLQPLRDRLPVPDLLDRAVAALDVEAALLAAPDGERRLVNLRKAIGLARRFSAQGGTARAFAERLRVMAERPPREPEAELEAADAVAVLSVHQAKGLEWPVVFVPDLGAAQRNDGRRALLDAGDRLCAQLYDPAAERFLPTAAVEAAREEAKRAQAAESRRLLYVALTRARDHLVLSGESARGASESWRAFVEVAAAARPDLVRTVPSAEAASALAGPAPLPAAPAAPAPLPRLGAPRLAAPPRLAAVRLAVTELAEHARCPRRHFFARHLGLPERSHVSGQPVQDDPERATARGTLAHAMLAETDLAAPPLERRAQLSAAAARRGYDPGSQGVRRILGDVSRFLDAAEGRALAEAARKGRVRRELPFLLRLAGDGVPDCYLTGAIDALVEAGREAVVIDFKYAHPRREAAERYRMQLLAYALAAQRALPGSSIRARLQFLRGSCAALDLTPTDSELSRFAREAPFAAASACAGTAAQRTPAALGRDRARCEAEGCGYLLRCYPSGGA
- a CDS encoding DUF2795 domain-containing protein, encoding MAMGIGEPPEQSPSAILSEVEYPISRDDLATAAAEAGAPADAINFLRSLPDRIYQSPDEVQREFGEAGARFGMFGRDVRHRGNLGKEAVETGAAPTRHP
- a CDS encoding class I fructose-bisphosphate aldolase, which produces MPQHTERVKEILSWYSSDNAGTLTNLSRLLNHGRLAGTGKLVILPVDQGFEHGPARSFAPNPAGYDPDYHFQLAIEAGCNAYAAPLGFIEAGAARFAGQIPLILKVNNSDSLSKLGGAPCSAVTAGVKDAIRLGCVAIGYTIYPGSDARNTQLEELRDLTAEAKANGLAVVVWSYPRGGGVSKDGETAIDVAAYAAQIAAQMGAHIIKVKPPTEFLEQGEAKKVYEKQNIPIKTLSERVRHVVQSAFNGKRIVIFSGGPAKGTEEVLAEIKGIKEGGAFGSIMGRNAFQRPKAEALKLLDQVMKIYES